The nucleotide window ctacgatttgcaactgtacatggggacaaagatcgtactttttggagaaatgttctctggtctgatgaaacaaaaatagaactgtttggccataattaccatcgttatgtttggaggaaaaagggagaggcttgcaagccgaagaacaccatcccaaccgtgaagcacggaggtggcagcatcatgttgtgggggtgctttactgcaggagggactggtgcacttcacaaaatagatggcatcatgaggaagggaaattatgtggatatattgaagcaacatctcaagacatcagtcgggaagttaaagcttggtcgcaaatggttcttccaaatggacaatgccccaagcatacttccaaagttttggcaaaatggcttaaggacaacaaagtcaaggtattggagtggccatcacaaagccctgacctcaaccatatagaacatttgtgggcagaactgaaaaagcatgtgcgagcaaggaggcctacaaacctgacccagttacaccagctctgtcaggaggaatgggccaaaattcacacaacttattgtgggaagcttgtggaaggctaccggaaACATTTAACGTAAAGtccattaaatatatatatatatatatacacattggTATTCATCATTTTAATAgcaggacactgtaaagtccattaaatatatatatatatatatgtatatataatatacacaTTGGTATTCATCATTTTAATAgcaggacactgtaaagtccattatatatatatatatatatatatatatatataatcccaaaggtgttcgatggggttgagttcagggctctgtgcaggccagtcaagttcttccacatgggggcattgtcatgctgaaactcaaagctggaagcacagaatcatctagaatgtcctTGCATGCTGTaccgttaagatttcccttcactggaactaaagtgcctagcccgaaccataaaaacagccccagaccattattcctcattcaccaaactttacagttggcactatgcattgggacaggtaccgttttcctggcatctgccaaacccagattagtccgtcggactgacagatggtgaagcgtgattcatcactccagataacgcgtttccactgctgcagagtccaatggcggcaagctttacaccactccagccgacacttgacattgagcatggtgatcttaggcttgtgtgcggcagctcggccacggaaacccatttcacgaagctccgacgaacagttattgtgcgcTTAAAGAACAGGAAGGCCCACTGCTTTTCAACTGGCTTTATTGACTACATTTCGATTCGAAACCACCACTGCACTGGGGACCAACGAACTCCAACCACCACTGCACTGGGGACCAACGAACTCCAACCACCACTGCACTGGGGACCAACGAACTCCAACCACCACTGCACTGGGGACCAACGAACTCCAACCACCACTGCACTGGGGACCAACGAACTCCAACCACCACTGCACTGGGGACCAACGAACTCCAACCACCACTGCACTGGGGACCAACGAACTCCAACCACCACTGCACTGGGGACCAACGAACTCCAACCACCACTGCACTGGGGACCAACGAACTCCAACCACCACTGCACTGGGGACCAACGAACTCCAACCACCACTGCACTGGGGACCAACGAACTCCAACCACCACTGCACTGGGGACCAACGAACTCCAACCACCACTGCACTGGGGACCAACAAACTCCAACCACCACTGCACTGGGGACCAACGAACTCCAACCACCACTGCACTGGGGACCAACGAACTCCAATCACGAATTCTGCATGATAGGGTCCTTTGGCAGGGCGTGCAAACCATAGTATGTATAGGGATTTTCAGGCTTCAATGACCGTGatcctttgaatgttttggggGCGATGAAACAACAAAGCCCCATTTAAGGGAAGCAGATGGGCACAATAGGGAGCTAAGACTCTAATATTTGTGTTAACTCTACAAAGTTGTGTTCTGTgagtgtcactgagtaggctgataccccatttcatgggTGCACAATCCATAGGTTAGCCTGTACAGTTTAATAAGTACAGCATGttcccaatgcaattctaaagtatatTACATCCACAGTGCAATTTCAACAGATttttattgtcttttgttgaatttATACAAGAATATCCCAACCTTGTTTAGCATTATCTCATTATTCCACTATTTGTATCACTTTCAATGGGGGACTTTTATATTCAAGGTGAACTGGAAATGATTGTGGCTACCTTCACACAAGGGTGCACAGCAGAGTTGAAAAACAGCCAACACATGGCAGAGTTGTAAAACAGCCAACACATGGCAGAGTTGAAAAACAGCCAACACATGGCAGAGTTGTTAGTTTGTTGATCAGCACACATGTCAAGAAGACAAGAGCGGACTGTATTAAGGTTATTAAACTGTTGAGTTTTTCAAGCAAGCTTGATTGTACAAAGATAAGTAGCTAGcctctgtagctagctagctaacatcagtcAGCTAACGAACAGGCAAAGAAAGGTAGCTAGCTATATTTGCACCCTGCAGTCATTGAACAACAGGCCAGAGGCGCTGTTAACGTTAGCCagcattttttatttttgcagTTTTGGTTGTGTTCTGTCTGACTTGAAATGTGTCTAGCCTGGACTGTggagtagctagctagtgttgCGAAAGCCCATTGCATGAATAGTATGACAATTTTTCCAACGTTTGGTGATGGTTTTGAACTGAtgcacattagctagctagctatgttttgtGGAAAACTGTAGGACTGGCATGTGGATATAAACTAACTATTGTTATCTAGCTTCAGCTGGCTCTAGCTACCTAGTTGCAGAAGTTATATGTGAAACAAACCGCCCATAAACAAATATAGCTAGCTACCTTTCTTTGCCTGTTCGTTAGCTgactgatgttagctagctatctacagaGGCTAGCTACTTATCTTTGTACAATcaaactaacgttagccagctaccTAGCCAATCAAAATATCTGTATGCATTTATTGATTAACCTATTGCACCAATAAAAACTATTGCACCAACAAATTGAGTCAAAACCCTGCATATTTTAAGTCCAATGTCCACTTTATGGACGCTATAGTCTCGTTTTAATCCGACGTCTAGAATTTGAGTTTGGTAGACGTAAGAAATAATCTTAAAACTAAATAACCACCCTGTTAAAAAATCTGGTAAGTGTGTTATATAACTCCAATTGATTAGCACATTTTCATAGAGATTGGTGTCATATTGGCTTAGAAATGATAACAGGGACATTTGAATTTAACACTGAGCTTCATCCAATCCCTATATATAGACGCGACTGACGTCAGGGGTAGGGGTGTATGTTCCTCTGTATCTACCTGAACCTCACCTGTTTTAACCTCTCCTAACCTGTACATTTTAATACCtgttggatatatatatatatttaactaccTGTATGTTCTGTCTCCTCCAggtcctctccctacctctccgtATCTACTACTACCTGAACCATACCTGGCCATTCGGCCGGCCTCTctgcatgttgtgtttctacctgaAATACGTCAACATGTACGCCTCCATATTCTtcctggtgtgtgtgagtgtgcggcGCTGTGAGCTCATCATGCACCCGCTGAGGTACCATTCCAACAGACGACGAGGGGACATGTGTGTATGTGCCGCTGGCTGGTTGCTGGTCTGTCTCGGCTGTCTGCCTTTCCCTCTGCTCCGAAACACCAGCCTGCCCCCTGACCTTACCCCTAACGCCTATGCCTCCAGTCCTAGCTCATATGCCCCAGCCCCCACCTCTTCCCCAACCACTACACCTGGCCCTACCTCCATCCAGGCGGTGTGTTTTGCGGAGCTCCCCATGCGTGAAGTCAGCCCTGCGGCCGGCTGGGCTCTGATGGTGGGGGCGGAGCTGGTTGGCTTCATCCTCCCTCTGATCCTAGTTCTGACCTGCGCCTGTCTGTCAGCCGGCAGCCTGCGAGTCcacaggggggagggggaggggggaggggtgaaGGACCACGGGGAGAAGAAGAGGGCGTTGAGGATGGTGTTGAGCTGTGCCGGGGTGTTCCTGCTCTGCTTCTCCCCGTACCATGTCACCATGCCGCTAGACTTTCTGGCAAAGGCCGATGCCCTGGGGAGCTGTGAGGTCAGAGAGATGGTGCTGCGATGCCATCCTGTCACCCTCTGTCTCGCCAGTCTCAACTCAGGACTGGACCCTCTCATGTATTACTTTACTACAGATGAGTTTAGGAGAAGATTCAGCAGGCCAGAAATACCTGAGAGCTTCAGTCTGGCTCCAAGACTATCCTGTActagtggtgggggggggggcctgcctctgacccctgacctctaaccctgaccctgggCCCAAGACTGTCCTGTACCGCTGGAGTCTGTAAGActgaaccctgacctctaaccccaagACTGTCCTGTTCTGCTGTGGACAGCAAGTCATGGGTGAAGAGGGGAAACAAGGACAAAGActgaaccctgacctctaaccccaagACTGTCCTGTTCTGCTGTGGACAGCAAGTCATGGGTGAAGAGGGGAAACAAGGACAAAGActgaaccctgacctctaaccccaagACTGTCCTGTTCTGCTGTGGACAGCAAGTCATGGGTGAAGAGGGGAAACAAGGACAAAGActg belongs to Salvelinus namaycush isolate Seneca unplaced genomic scaffold, SaNama_1.0 Scaffold902, whole genome shotgun sequence and includes:
- the gpr174 gene encoding probable G-protein coupled receptor 174, with product MSLSNQSCGSTVDDLRRYQHHVYAVVYSVILAPGLLGNVLALWVFQAYVRETKRGVVFMMNLAVADLMQVLSLPLRIYYYLNHTWPFGRPLCMLCFYLKYVNMYASIFFLVCVSVRRCELIMHPLRYHSNRRRGDMCVCAAGWLLVCLGCLPFPLLRNTSLPPDLTPNAYASSPSSYAPAPTSSPTTTPGPTSIQAVCFAELPMREVSPAAGWALMVGAELVGFILPLILVLTCACLSAGSLRVHRGEGEGGGVKDHGEKKRALRMVLSCAGVFLLCFSPYHVTMPLDFLAKADALGSCEVREMVLRCHPVTLCLASLNSGLDPLMYYFTTDEFRRRFSRPEIPESFSLAPRLSCTSGGGGGLPLTPDL